CGGTGGGCTTGATTGGCAAAAAAATACCCCTGCCAGTCGGCAGAGGTTGGGAAGACATCATCCGGTAAGCAGGGTAAGGGATGGAGAGTGGCAGAAGTCATCGATTCGAGCATGGGATCGCCTCCGAAAGTTGAAACATCCGTTGCCGCAACTACACCAGTTTTTCGCTCCATTCCTGATGGATGGTGGTTTATAACTGTTGTCAGCTAGCTTAGGACATGGACATTTTGGTGGGGCGGCGAAGACGCCCCACCAAAATGTCCTAACCGATATGGCTAGCGCTATAGTGACGAGAACAGCGATCGCACGTTCCGCATCGAAACCCCTGGGCATCTTGGGTGAAACCAAAGGCGTTTAACAGAAATTGCCAACGACAGGAACGGGTTTGTACATAGTCTTGGAAGGCTGTATCCGCGTTTGATGCTATCTGCAACGGTTTTCCAGGATCAATGAGTTCGTAGCGAAACGGATCGATCCATCGCAATCTGCCTGCCTGATGGATGAGCGCTAAGGCTAAATCGCTGTCGGGAAACCTTTGATGCAGGGTATGGAGGTCGCTCCTCGGCGGAAGCTGCTTGAATAATTGGATGGCCTTTTGCTGGTGCGATCGCCCGTGTTGCATAAAAAATTGATGACGCTGTTTGTCGTCTGGATCCAGCCATCCGGTCGGCTCACTGACCAGCATCAAGGCATAAGCTGACTTCCCATCGCGTCCGGCTCGTCCCACTTCCTGCACATATTCCGATAACAGCGTTGGCGGGTGGAAGTGGCAAATCCACCGCACATCTGGTTTGTTGATCCCCATGCCAAAGGCACAGGTACACACCACAAACTGGAGTCTGTCATTTAGCCAATCGGCTTCAATCTGACGGCGATCGCTCGCGCATAGTCCCGCATGGTAGGCCATCGTCCGATAGCCCTGTTTCTGGAGTTCCTGCGCCAACGTCTCACTGTCGCGGCGAGTGCGGACATAGACTAACCCCGCCTGATTGGGATAGCGGTTAATCCACTGACGCAGTTGACGCCGCCGACCGCTTGGTGTCCAGGCAATTTTGACCGAAAGGCGGAGATTCTCGCGATAGGGATTGAGTAAAAACTGTTGGGGTTGGCGCAGTCCTAAAACGGTCTTGATCGTCTGTTG
The window above is part of the Synechococcales cyanobacterium T60_A2020_003 genome. Proteins encoded here:
- a CDS encoding ATP-dependent DNA helicase RecQ — encoded protein: MNLHPPVPSLGQTRSASTADWQPILEKFQQVWGYSTFRPPQDGIVRSLLNGQDTLVVMPTGGGKSICFQLPALLNQGLTLVISPLVALMEDQVQDLQRRKLPAALLHNEVSKRQRQQTLNAIRNHQLRLLYLSPETLLSPSVWECLCLPNVQINGLILDEAHCLVQWGDTFRPAYRRLGAVRPALLRHKPPGTRMAIAAFTATANPTAQQTIKTVLGLRQPQQFLLNPYRENLRLSVKIAWTPSGRRRQLRQWINRYPNQAGLVYVRTRRDSETLAQELQKQGYRTMAYHAGLCASDRRQIEADWLNDRLQFVVCTCAFGMGINKPDVRWICHFHPPTLLSEYVQEVGRAGRDGKSAYALMLVSEPTGWLDPDDKQRHQFFMQHGRSHQQKAIQLFKQLPPRSDLHTLHQRFPDSDLALALIHQAGRLRWIDPFRYELIDPGKPLQIASNADTAFQDYVQTRSCRWQFLLNAFGFTQDAQGFRCGTCDRCSRHYSASHIG